A region from the Benincasa hispida cultivar B227 chromosome 8, ASM972705v1, whole genome shotgun sequence genome encodes:
- the LOC120082623 gene encoding uncharacterized protein LOC120082623 produces MEVSSFCSSSRAASFVFSYPSKTNSRKRSLHLHSMAAEKPPPSAAKTVGSKKINSTVFPLGEKGPRTSISLSTSPPIKLLTRVEQLKLLSKAEKAGLLSAAEKAGLSLSSIEKLGLLSKAEELGILSAATDPGTPGALLSLSLGLLLLGPSCVYLVPEDSVWQIALQVSVALVSVVGGSAAFAASNLVSNLQRSN; encoded by the exons ATGGAGGTCTCTTCTTTCTGTAGCAGCAGCAGAGCAGCTTCGTTCGTCTTCTCATATCCATCCAAAACAAATTCAAGAAAACGGTCTCTTCATCTACACTCCATGGCCGCCGAGAAACCTCCTCCTTCTGCCGCCAAAACCGTCGGCTCCAAGAAG ATAAACTCCACGGTGTTCCCTCTCGGCGAGAAAGGACCGAGGACCAGCATCTCGCTCTCGACTTCCCCGCCGATTAAGCTACTGACGAGAGTGGAGCAATTGAAGCTACTGAGCAAGGCGGAGAAGGCCGGTCTTCTGTCTGCGGCAGAGAAAGCCGGGTTGTCTCTGTCGTCGATTGAGAAATTAGGGCTTCTGTCGAAGGCTGAGGAATTGGGGATTTTATCGGCGGCGACAGATCCAGGAACTCCCGGGGCGCTACTGAGCCTGAGCTTAGGGCTGTTGTTATTAGGGCCTTCGTGTGTGTATTTGGTGCCGGAGGATAGTGTTTGGCAGATCGCGTTGCAGGTGTCGGTGGCTTTGGTCTCCGTCGTCGGCGGTTCCGCTGCTTTTGCTGCGTCGAATTTGGTGTCGAATTTGCAAAGATCGAATTGA